The DNA region ACAGGCCGACATACCCGCCCAGAAAGGCCGCAAGCACACCGATGACCACCAGGGGAGTGAGATCACGCGTCCAGAACCGGGCGGCGGCGGCGGGAAGGATCATGATCCCAACCGCCATCAGGGTCCCCAGCGCATGAAATCCGCCCACCAGGTTGAGAACCGCCAGCACAAGAAAGCTGTAGTGGCCTACCGGGCTCAGGGAGCTCACCGAGCGGAGAAAGCCCGGGTCGAAACACTCCATCACCAATGGCCGGTAGAGGACAGCGAGCCCGAACAGGGTGACCGTGGCGATGCCCGCAACCAGGTATATAGCCGCATCGTTTAGGGCAAGCACCGTACCGAACAGGATGTGCAGCAGGTCGACATTGCTGCCACGCGTCGATACGATGACGACCCCGACGGCGAGGGAAATCAGATAGAAGGCGGCCAGGCTGGAATCCTCACGGGCCACGGTGGTGCGGGCTACCAGTCCGGAG from Gemmatimonadota bacterium includes:
- a CDS encoding metal ABC transporter permease; the protein is MYDAVIAPFVEFGFMRRALVGCLALSLGATPIGVFLTLRRMSLTGDAMAHAILPGAALGYLVAGLSLGAMTLGGVIAGVTVAMLSGLVARTTVAREDSSLAAFYLISLAVGVVIVSTRGSNVDLLHILFGTVLALNDAAIYLVAGIATVTLFGLAVLYRPLVMECFDPGFLRSVSSLSPVGHYSFLVLAVLNLVGGFHALGTLMAVGIMILPAAAARFWTRDLTPLVVIGVLAAFLGGYVGLLLSYHASLPSGPAIILTAGAFYLFSLSFGPDGVIMTHLRPRRHLEA